From the Bacteroidota bacterium genome, one window contains:
- a CDS encoding TonB-dependent receptor plug domain-containing protein has product MNKLYKLIFFLLILGIGSAEAQIDTNEFNDLDEIDIYSLLKESVFKKVVVRFEESPGNLTEISKDEFMNRGARDLMDVLRMAPGFEFAQNINGQIGIGYQGMWAQQNKITILIDNVAMNDGLQGGFAIAQRIPLGMIEKIQIIKGAGSIQFLGANTMSTINIITRSGNTMEGARITLFNGSYDSTFARRGVSLVMGDNIAKNKYWSFIGSYNNGKITNVAKINNTPWESQCNLLDIFAFAKLKLNKWDFKYLLNNYNSQAAIRQSTVKSLIQNLQISNEFKIKKTDLTILPTLNVSQQLPMNWIMPNPWVTDTNNMMQTKAQARLMLRHSFEDNKIKSLSYFGIDYNWEQNTILYHKTKLDPYSSTSFYAQNVFQKNLSRIYINRLLVKTGIKADMFASQKVTISPKVGVEYYYKNFQINAFAGRYGMNPNNYGNYLVPNLKQEQIQTAQFRVNYILKSNCNVAANLFVNKASNMISFMQNKYYTDTFVNITTAGSKGIELEFNWKLFDGMYLKSYYTYFQKANKDSNQYSIEQGNSGLLGFASHKLYASLQYNLASNYWVNINGQYYSKITGIRSGIRTEQNPLLMLDLTLKYASPKSPIEVQTGIYNILNNNFKYFQAYSNMNNTSGINNPVPGGGREFFIKVIFKLRFYDNDHQSYNYSNPIIF; this is encoded by the coding sequence ATGAATAAACTTTACAAACTAATTTTTTTCCTGCTCATACTAGGCATCGGTAGTGCTGAAGCACAGATTGACACAAACGAATTTAATGACCTTGATGAGATTGATATATACAGTCTGTTGAAAGAAAGTGTATTTAAAAAAGTGGTGGTGAGGTTTGAAGAATCGCCTGGTAACCTAACAGAAATTTCCAAAGATGAATTTATGAACCGTGGTGCCCGCGACCTTATGGATGTGTTGCGTATGGCTCCTGGCTTTGAGTTTGCACAAAACATCAATGGCCAAATAGGCATAGGCTACCAAGGCATGTGGGCCCAGCAAAATAAAATTACGATACTGATTGATAACGTGGCGATGAACGATGGTTTACAAGGTGGCTTTGCGATTGCCCAGCGGATTCCTTTGGGCATGATAGAAAAAATACAAATCATTAAAGGTGCGGGCTCTATACAATTCTTGGGGGCAAATACAATGAGCACTATCAATATTATAACCCGCAGCGGTAATACCATGGAGGGTGCTAGAATAACCCTGTTCAACGGCAGTTACGATTCTACCTTTGCCCGCCGTGGAGTTTCATTGGTAATGGGCGACAATATTGCTAAAAATAAATATTGGAGCTTCATTGGAAGCTATAATAATGGCAAAATAACCAATGTCGCCAAAATCAATAACACTCCTTGGGAGTCGCAATGCAACCTTTTAGATATATTTGCTTTTGCCAAACTAAAACTAAATAAATGGGATTTTAAATATTTGCTCAATAACTATAATAGTCAGGCTGCCATTAGGCAATCAACTGTAAAAAGTTTGATACAAAATTTGCAAATCAGTAACGAGTTCAAAATAAAGAAAACAGATTTGACAATTTTGCCTACGTTGAATGTATCGCAGCAATTGCCCATGAATTGGATAATGCCGAACCCTTGGGTAACAGATACCAACAATATGATGCAGACAAAAGCTCAAGCCCGTTTGATGCTGAGACATAGTTTCGAAGACAATAAAATAAAATCATTATCATACTTCGGTATTGATTATAATTGGGAACAGAATACCATTCTTTATCATAAGACTAAACTCGACCCATATAGCTCGACATCGTTCTATGCACAGAACGTTTTCCAAAAGAACCTTAGCCGCATCTATATAAATCGCCTGTTGGTAAAAACGGGAATAAAAGCCGATATGTTTGCTAGCCAAAAGGTAACTATTTCGCCTAAAGTTGGTGTAGAATATTATTATAAGAATTTTCAAATAAATGCATTTGCTGGACGTTACGGAATGAACCCCAATAACTATGGCAACTATTTGGTGCCCAACCTTAAGCAAGAGCAAATACAAACTGCCCAGTTTAGGGTTAATTATATATTAAAATCGAATTGTAATGTGGCCGCAAACCTGTTTGTGAACAAAGCCAGTAATATGATATCCTTTATGCAGAACAAATACTATACGGATACCTTTGTGAATATAACTACAGCAGGTTCGAAAGGTATTGAGCTAGAATTTAATTGGAAACTATTCGACGGAATGTACCTCAAATCTTATTATACCTATTTCCAGAAAGCCAACAAAGATTCCAACCAATATTCTATTGAGCAGGGTAATAGTGGGTTATTGGGTTTTGCTTCTCATAAATTATATGCTTCGTTACAATATAATTTAGCGAGTAACTACTGGGTGAACATTAACGGACAGTATTATAGTAAAATAACTGGCATACGATCGGGTATACGCACCGAGCAAAATCCTTTGCTCATGCTCGATCTGACCTTGAAATATGCTTCGCCCAAAAGCCCCATAGAAGTTCAAACTGGTATCTATAATATATTGAATAATAACTTCAAGTATTTTCAGGCATACAGTAATATGAATAATACTTCGGGCATTAATAACCCTGTGCCTGGCGGCGGACGGGAATTTTTCATCAAAGTAATTTTCAAACTACGCTTTTACGACAACGACCATCAATCATACAATTATTCTAACCCAATTATCTTTTAA
- a CDS encoding YfiR family protein encodes MRKFYKLKLWTLLMAVGTMAIFPVFEAVAQQEVDYTLHAKFLYHFTKYIEWPEDRRAGNFVVGIAGNEDLYTFMNTIAQKKKIKGQNLIVLKIKNTDDPSSCHMLFVARGRNSALPGFVLKIGNRAVLVITEKAGSLRQGSDINFVINNNNLNFELNSTGATGKRMAVSSELRNLATRNE; translated from the coding sequence TTGAGAAAATTTTACAAATTAAAACTATGGACATTGTTGATGGCAGTAGGTACTATGGCCATTTTTCCTGTGTTCGAAGCAGTAGCCCAGCAGGAGGTTGATTATACCCTCCACGCAAAGTTTCTATACCATTTTACCAAATATATAGAATGGCCCGAAGACAGAAGAGCAGGAAATTTTGTGGTAGGTATTGCAGGCAACGAAGATTTATATACTTTCATGAATACGATTGCTCAGAAAAAAAAAATTAAAGGACAAAATTTAATAGTTTTGAAAATAAAAAACACTGATGATCCTTCCAGTTGCCACATGCTTTTTGTGGCTCGTGGCCGAAATTCTGCCTTACCAGGTTTTGTGCTAAAAATAGGCAACAGAGCAGTATTGGTAATTACTGAAAAAGCTGGCTCGTTAAGACAAGGTTCTGACATAAACTTTGTTATTAACAATAATAACCTTAATTTTGAACTTAATTCGACTGGTGCAACCGGAAAAAGAATGGCCGTGTCTAGCGAATTGCGAAACCTTGCAACAAGAAATGAATAA
- a CDS encoding Smr/MutS family protein, with protein MSLYPENIEQRTGFDQIRLLLAAKCISPMGEGYVQKMRFSSDGKLIAKLLKQTDEFVEIINTALLFPTEHYLPIKEYINKASIEGAYLSEHELHELRNMLATVNRIIHFFKGKEEQFVELYKITDGLHQFNEITHAINTKIDVNGSMKPNASKDLESLYSKITSNENLVRKRINSIAKNITENNWGPETTITIRNDRLVVAVFPEHKKKIPGIVHDESATGQTLYIEPGEIFELNNYTIELHQEKKKEIRKILIELTSLVMPHVPQLSVCCDMLGMFDFIRAKALLSIELKCISPQIHDKPMLKLVQARHPLLYINLKKQKKQVVPLSIELDRDKRIVVISGPNAGGKSVLLKTVGLIQMMFQNGLPVPCKDGSEMGMFKQIYIDIGDQQSIENDLSTYSSHLLNMKHFTTFAHSKTLFLIDEFGTGTDPQLGGPMAEAILEALNRKFAYGIITTHFSNLKILAQHLHGVYNGSMLFDSKELAPLFQFEPGVPGSSYTFEIAQKTGLDKDIIQKAIQKSGNKHNQVEKLIIELEREKTYIKNLKKDLESQLQSSKEKQSKFEEKNTELANTKTDIIQKAKTEALQIIKNANKEIEQTIRLIKENKASNETTKAVRKNLDEMVLQLMPEVQPNSKQADSVLNIKVGSKVKMPDSQTVVEVTAINKNKAEVAMGHIKTWVDLDRLELAPEEEKKSNNNRRVHAGVDLNEKLAHFNAEINVIGKRGEEAMQEVMHFIDEAIMLNFSRVRIVHGRGAGILKRLIRSELKKIRAVKNLQDEAPEFGGDAVTVVDLE; from the coding sequence ATGAGTCTCTATCCCGAAAATATTGAACAGAGAACCGGTTTCGATCAGATAAGGTTATTGCTTGCTGCTAAATGTATTAGCCCCATGGGAGAAGGCTATGTGCAGAAGATGCGTTTTAGTTCGGATGGAAAACTTATTGCTAAATTATTGAAGCAAACAGATGAGTTTGTAGAGATTATCAATACCGCTTTGTTATTTCCCACCGAGCATTACTTGCCTATTAAAGAATATATAAACAAAGCCAGTATAGAAGGTGCTTACCTCAGTGAACATGAGTTGCACGAGTTGCGGAATATGCTCGCCACGGTGAATCGTATTATACATTTTTTCAAGGGAAAAGAGGAACAGTTTGTTGAGTTATATAAGATAACCGATGGGCTGCACCAGTTCAATGAAATTACCCATGCCATCAATACCAAAATAGATGTGAATGGCAGCATGAAACCCAATGCAAGCAAGGATTTAGAGAGTTTATATAGTAAAATAACTTCAAACGAAAATTTGGTTAGAAAACGTATTAACTCCATCGCCAAAAATATTACAGAAAATAATTGGGGACCCGAAACTACTATTACTATTCGCAATGATAGGTTGGTAGTGGCGGTATTCCCAGAGCATAAGAAAAAAATTCCTGGCATTGTGCATGATGAATCTGCAACAGGGCAAACATTATATATAGAGCCGGGTGAAATATTTGAACTGAATAATTATACCATTGAGCTTCATCAAGAAAAGAAAAAAGAAATTCGTAAAATACTGATTGAGCTTACATCGCTCGTGATGCCGCATGTACCTCAACTTTCGGTATGTTGTGATATGTTGGGTATGTTCGATTTTATTAGAGCCAAAGCCTTGTTGAGTATTGAATTGAAATGTATAAGTCCGCAAATACATGATAAGCCAATGTTGAAATTGGTGCAGGCTCGCCATCCACTATTATATATTAATCTTAAAAAGCAAAAGAAGCAAGTTGTTCCACTCTCTATTGAATTGGATAGAGACAAAAGAATCGTTGTAATTTCTGGTCCGAATGCTGGGGGGAAATCTGTATTATTAAAAACAGTAGGATTAATACAAATGATGTTTCAAAATGGCTTGCCTGTGCCTTGCAAAGATGGCAGCGAAATGGGCATGTTCAAGCAAATATATATTGATATTGGCGACCAGCAAAGTATAGAAAATGATTTGAGTACCTACAGCAGCCATTTGCTCAATATGAAACATTTCACCACCTTTGCCCATTCCAAAACTTTATTTTTGATTGATGAGTTTGGAACTGGAACTGATCCACAATTGGGAGGTCCGATGGCAGAAGCCATATTGGAAGCATTGAACCGAAAATTTGCTTATGGTATTATAACAACACACTTTAGTAATCTCAAAATTTTAGCACAGCATCTGCACGGTGTATATAATGGTAGTATGTTGTTTGATAGCAAAGAATTGGCTCCTTTATTTCAATTTGAACCTGGCGTGCCAGGCAGCAGTTATACTTTCGAGATAGCCCAAAAGACCGGCTTGGACAAAGATATTATACAAAAGGCAATACAAAAATCGGGGAATAAACATAATCAGGTCGAGAAACTTATTATAGAGCTTGAAAGGGAGAAAACTTATATCAAAAACTTGAAAAAGGATTTGGAAAGCCAATTGCAAAGCTCGAAAGAGAAGCAAAGTAAATTTGAAGAAAAGAATACTGAGTTAGCCAACACAAAAACTGATATTATACAAAAAGCCAAGACTGAGGCTTTGCAAATAATTAAGAATGCCAATAAAGAAATTGAGCAAACCATCAGACTTATTAAAGAAAACAAAGCAAGCAATGAAACCACCAAAGCAGTAAGGAAAAATCTGGATGAGATGGTTTTGCAATTGATGCCTGAAGTGCAGCCCAATTCAAAACAAGCAGATTCTGTTTTGAATATCAAAGTGGGCAGCAAAGTTAAAATGCCCGACAGCCAAACGGTGGTAGAAGTAACAGCCATCAATAAGAATAAAGCCGAGGTGGCCATGGGTCATATAAAAACTTGGGTTGACTTAGACAGATTGGAACTTGCCCCTGAAGAAGAAAAAAAATCGAATAATAACAGACGTGTTCATGCGGGTGTAGATTTGAATGAGAAGTTGGCCCATTTCAATGCCGAAATAAATGTGATAGGCAAAAGGGGAGAGGAGGCCATGCAGGAAGTGATGCACTTTATAGATGAAGCCATCATGCTCAATTTTTCTCGTGTCCGCATTGTTCACGGTCGTGGTGCAGGCATACTTAAAAGGCTAATCAGAAGCGAACTAAAAAAAATACGGGCGGTAAAAAATTTGCAAGATGAAGCTCCAGAATTTGGCGGAGATGCAGTTACGGTGGTTGATTTGGAGTAA
- a CDS encoding T9SS type A sorting domain-containing protein, with protein sequence MKKGYLILMLLGTAIFAQAQTSQSPVQTRDFNPLNPARTNQKIVVNQNGKKQTITSNKTNAPMVSALYDYKQALIDYDQQSTATPTFTQPVMMLPDTAFTIITRDYPGTADTAWTFNDYSRAYTNGALAYSFSVGFTLDARSLVWSLSANNDYLQLGRYNVYTIDSIQFPYYYIRSTDGSVTDKLNLQYLNNSNFKVKGGFGSPGPTPAYPEVGMPNYDHTANKAPNATVEKTFDLTINDTNSQDDARWLTLTVNKAVNTNSGQISAVVASFEPGTSHNKVAPFDSLGADSFNGAPITNRFNQFYYKFVYDQTRVFEDNQNISAPNKVYQNGLFIPGALLYDLYPPASSLHDVYFPGTLIYTRTQGTERVPVFPIFRYYISCTNIGIADLENKGFMLGEVYPNPSNGQNVRIPFELAKTANINISIYNNLGQVVKTVANGQFAQGVNGVDVNTSDLNSGVYHYTLNMNGFSTTQRFVVSK encoded by the coding sequence ATGAAAAAAGGTTACTTAATTTTAATGCTATTGGGAACTGCAATATTTGCTCAAGCCCAAACTTCGCAAAGCCCTGTTCAAACGAGGGATTTCAATCCACTAAATCCTGCTCGTACCAATCAAAAAATTGTTGTGAATCAGAATGGTAAAAAACAAACAATCACTTCAAATAAAACCAATGCCCCAATGGTGAGTGCATTGTACGATTACAAACAGGCTTTGATAGACTACGACCAACAAAGTACAGCAACCCCAACCTTTACCCAGCCTGTAATGATGTTGCCCGATACAGCTTTTACCATCATTACCAGAGATTATCCAGGAACCGCCGATACAGCTTGGACTTTTAACGACTATTCTAGAGCATACACGAATGGTGCATTGGCATATAGTTTCTCCGTAGGATTCACGCTTGATGCACGTTCATTGGTATGGAGCTTATCTGCCAATAATGATTATTTGCAACTTGGTAGGTATAATGTATATACTATCGATTCTATTCAATTCCCTTACTATTATATTAGAAGCACTGATGGAAGTGTAACAGACAAGCTTAACTTGCAGTATTTGAACAATAGCAACTTTAAGGTAAAGGGTGGTTTTGGAAGCCCCGGTCCAACACCTGCATATCCAGAAGTGGGAATGCCAAATTACGACCACACCGCCAACAAAGCTCCAAATGCTACCGTTGAAAAAACATTCGACTTAACTATTAACGATACCAATTCGCAAGACGATGCTCGTTGGTTAACCTTGACTGTAAATAAGGCAGTGAATACCAATAGCGGTCAAATATCTGCTGTTGTAGCATCATTCGAACCAGGTACTTCACACAATAAAGTAGCCCCATTCGATTCACTAGGAGCCGATTCATTTAATGGTGCACCAATCACCAACCGTTTCAACCAATTCTATTACAAATTTGTTTACGATCAAACACGTGTCTTCGAAGACAATCAAAATATCTCTGCTCCAAACAAGGTATACCAAAATGGCTTGTTTATACCTGGTGCTTTGCTTTATGATTTGTACCCACCTGCAAGTTCATTACATGATGTGTATTTCCCAGGCACTTTAATATATACCCGTACCCAAGGTACTGAGCGTGTTCCTGTATTTCCTATATTCCGTTATTATATATCTTGTACCAACATTGGCATAGCCGATTTGGAAAACAAAGGTTTCATGTTGGGCGAGGTTTATCCTAATCCTTCAAACGGTCAAAATGTACGTATTCCTTTTGAACTTGCTAAAACTGCAAATATCAATATCAGCATTTATAATAACTTAGGTCAAGTTGTAAAAACCGTTGCTAACGGACAGTTTGCCCAAGGTGTAAATGGTGTAGATGTAAACACAAGTGACTTAAACAGCGGTGTTTATCATTATACATTAAATATGAATGGTTTCAGCACTACACAACGTTTTGTGGTTAGCAAATAA